A window of the Tessaracoccus sp. MC1865 genome harbors these coding sequences:
- a CDS encoding glycine hydroxymethyltransferase encodes MSDLESISSAYRTLLGMIEEVEPRIAQATRQELTDQRASLKLIASENYASLPVLATMGTWMSDKYAEGTVGHRFYAGCQNVDTVESVAAEHARELFGAEYAYVQPHSGIDANLTAYWAILAHKIESPALEEFGVKGVAELSEADWETLRRRFGDQRLLGMSLDAGGHLTHGFRPNVSGKMFHQRSYGTDAETGLLDYEALRAQAKEFKPLVLVAGYSAYPRRINFAKMRDIADEVGAVLMVDMAHFAGLVAGKVFTGEEDPVPYADVVTTTTHKSLRGPRGGMVLATAEYAPSVDRGCPLVLGGPLSHVMAAKAVALAEARTAEFQTYAQAVADNAKALAEGLMKRGGKLVTDGTDNHIVLLDTTAFGLTGRQGEAALLDAGIVTNRNSVPNDPNGAWYTSGVRLGTPALTSRGFTASDMDAVADMITGVLKATKPTTTSAGAPSKAKYALDDAARDNSLAEAERLLNLHPLYPGFEI; translated from the coding sequence GTGAGCGATCTCGAATCGATCTCGTCGGCCTACCGGACCCTGCTGGGCATGATCGAGGAGGTGGAGCCCCGCATCGCTCAGGCGACGCGCCAGGAGCTCACCGACCAGCGCGCGTCGCTGAAGCTCATCGCGTCCGAGAACTACGCCAGCCTTCCCGTGCTCGCCACCATGGGCACCTGGATGAGCGACAAGTACGCAGAGGGCACCGTCGGGCACCGCTTCTACGCCGGTTGCCAGAACGTCGACACCGTCGAATCCGTCGCCGCCGAGCACGCGCGTGAGCTCTTCGGGGCCGAGTACGCCTACGTGCAGCCCCACTCCGGCATCGACGCCAACCTCACCGCCTACTGGGCCATCCTCGCGCACAAGATCGAGTCCCCCGCGCTGGAGGAGTTCGGCGTGAAGGGCGTCGCGGAGCTGAGCGAGGCGGATTGGGAGACCCTGCGCCGCCGCTTCGGTGACCAGCGCCTGCTGGGCATGTCGCTCGACGCCGGCGGCCACCTCACCCACGGCTTCCGCCCGAACGTGTCCGGCAAGATGTTCCACCAGCGTTCCTACGGCACCGACGCCGAGACCGGCCTGCTCGACTACGAGGCCCTGCGCGCGCAGGCCAAGGAGTTCAAGCCGCTCGTGCTCGTGGCCGGTTACTCCGCCTACCCGCGTCGCATCAACTTCGCGAAGATGCGCGACATCGCCGACGAGGTGGGCGCCGTCCTCATGGTCGACATGGCCCACTTCGCCGGCCTGGTGGCCGGCAAGGTGTTCACCGGCGAGGAGGACCCGGTCCCCTACGCCGACGTCGTGACCACCACCACGCACAAGTCGCTGCGCGGCCCGCGCGGCGGCATGGTGCTGGCGACGGCGGAGTACGCCCCGTCGGTGGACCGCGGCTGCCCGCTGGTGCTCGGCGGCCCGCTGTCGCACGTCATGGCGGCGAAGGCCGTGGCGCTCGCCGAGGCCCGCACCGCTGAGTTCCAGACCTACGCGCAGGCCGTGGCGGACAACGCCAAGGCGCTGGCCGAAGGCCTCATGAAGCGCGGCGGCAAGCTGGTCACGGACGGCACGGACAACCACATCGTGCTGCTCGACACCACCGCCTTCGGCCTCACCGGCCGTCAGGGCGAGGCCGCGCTGCTCGACGCGGGCATCGTCACCAACCGCAACTCGGTGCCCAACGACCCGAACGGCGCCTGGTACACCTCCGGCGTGCGCCTCGGCACCCCGGCCCTCACCTCGCGCGGCTTCACCGCCTCGGACATGGACGCCGTCGCGGACATGATCACCGGCGTGCTGAAGGCCACCAAGCCGACCACCACCTCGGCCGGTGCCCCCAGCAAGGCGAAGTACGCACTCGACGATGCGGCGCGCGACAACTCGCTCGCCGAAGCCGAGCGGCTGCTCAACCTGCACCCGCTCTACCCGGGCTTCGAGATCTGA
- the rlmB gene encoding 23S rRNA (guanosine(2251)-2'-O)-methyltransferase RlmB — MAGNSSRRGATSKGKNKAAGSGGRIRRSLEGRGPTPKAEERTYHKAYKAKQAAQRRTPTKTTRQKPVGADWVVGRNPVYEALLAGMPVKQAFVAEGSERDDRLRDILKFAADRGLPMLQVTRAELDRVTGGGLVHQGVALQLPAYEYADPQDLIADAFEADGIIVALDGITDPRNLGAIVRSAAAFGAVGVVIPSRRSASMTAAAWKTSAGAAARLPIAMATNLNRTLEQATKAGFTILGLAGEGEVPISGAAGLDGPLVIVVGSEDEGLARLVRDHCDQLVSIPIASEVESLNASVAASVALYEVSQQRAGITEAVPGQ; from the coding sequence ATGGCAGGCAACTCCTCGCGCCGCGGCGCGACCAGCAAAGGCAAGAACAAGGCCGCCGGCTCCGGTGGCCGCATCCGCCGATCCCTCGAAGGCCGCGGCCCCACGCCGAAGGCCGAGGAACGCACGTACCACAAGGCGTACAAGGCCAAGCAGGCCGCGCAGCGACGCACCCCGACGAAGACCACGCGCCAGAAGCCGGTGGGCGCTGACTGGGTAGTGGGACGCAACCCCGTCTATGAGGCGCTGCTCGCAGGCATGCCCGTGAAGCAGGCCTTCGTGGCTGAGGGCTCGGAGCGCGACGACCGCCTCCGCGACATCCTGAAGTTCGCGGCGGACCGTGGCCTGCCCATGCTGCAGGTCACCCGCGCAGAGCTGGACCGTGTCACCGGCGGTGGCCTCGTGCACCAGGGCGTCGCCCTGCAGCTGCCGGCTTACGAGTACGCGGACCCGCAGGACCTCATCGCCGATGCGTTCGAGGCGGACGGCATCATCGTGGCTCTCGACGGCATCACGGATCCCCGCAACCTGGGCGCCATCGTGCGTTCGGCGGCGGCGTTCGGCGCCGTCGGGGTGGTCATCCCGTCGCGGCGTTCCGCGTCGATGACCGCCGCCGCGTGGAAGACGTCCGCGGGTGCCGCGGCACGCCTGCCCATCGCGATGGCCACCAATCTCAACCGCACGCTCGAGCAGGCGACGAAGGCCGGCTTCACCATCCTCGGCCTCGCGGGCGAGGGCGAGGTGCCGATCAGCGGCGCCGCCGGCCTCGACGGGCCGCTGGTGATCGTCGTGGGCTCCGAGGACGAGGGGCTCGCGCGCCTGGTGCGAGACCACTGCGACCAGTTGGTGTCGATCCCGATCGCCAGCGAGGTGGAGTCGCTCAACGCCTCCGTGGCCGCGTCCGTCGCGCTCTACGAGGTCTCGCAGCAGCGCGCCGGCATCACTGAGGCTGTTCCCGGGCAGTGA
- the cysS gene encoding cysteine--tRNA ligase, whose protein sequence is MTLKLYDTASRTVREFVPLVDGKVSIYHCGLTVQASPHLGHIRKEVNFDVLRRWLEHTGYQVTVVANVTDIDDKILTKSAEEGVEWWAHAYHFERELHDAYASLGCKPPTYEPRATGHIPEMVELIAELIGKGHAYPAADSSGDVYFDVKSWPRYGELSGQKVDQMEAAADADPRGKRDPRDFALWKGHKADEPLTASWPSPWGRGRPGWHIECSAMAGKYLGDTFDIHGGGIDLRFPHHENELAQSAAAGRGFARFWLHNAWVSMAGEKMSKSLGNTALVSEVTKAYDPRAVRYFLLSPHYRSTIEFSPADDETRGSLAEAEKAIERIDSFVERSRAFLPEEGFVAYAPMNAAGYEAFTTAMDDDLGTPAATAALFDSIRAGNQAIAAGDTENARLYALVVDNMLNVFGIHPDAPEWAGQGTDADLTPVVDGLVAALLEQRAKARAEKDWAAADSIRDTLSSVGLTIEDTPSGPTWHLDN, encoded by the coding sequence GTGACGTTGAAGCTGTATGACACCGCCTCACGAACCGTGCGCGAGTTCGTGCCCCTCGTCGACGGCAAAGTGTCGATCTACCACTGCGGGCTGACCGTCCAGGCCTCCCCGCACCTGGGCCACATCCGCAAGGAGGTCAACTTCGACGTCCTGCGCCGCTGGCTGGAGCACACGGGCTACCAGGTGACCGTCGTGGCCAACGTCACCGACATCGACGACAAGATCCTCACCAAGTCCGCCGAGGAGGGCGTCGAGTGGTGGGCGCACGCGTACCACTTCGAGCGCGAACTGCACGACGCTTACGCCTCGCTCGGCTGCAAGCCCCCCACCTACGAGCCGCGCGCCACGGGCCACATCCCGGAGATGGTCGAGCTCATCGCCGAACTCATCGGCAAGGGCCACGCCTACCCGGCGGCTGACAGCTCCGGTGACGTCTACTTCGACGTCAAGAGCTGGCCCCGCTACGGCGAGCTCTCGGGCCAGAAGGTCGACCAGATGGAGGCCGCCGCCGACGCGGACCCGCGTGGCAAGCGCGACCCGCGAGACTTCGCACTCTGGAAGGGCCACAAGGCCGATGAGCCGCTCACCGCGAGTTGGCCGTCGCCGTGGGGCCGTGGTCGCCCCGGCTGGCACATCGAGTGCTCGGCCATGGCGGGCAAATACCTGGGCGACACCTTCGACATCCACGGCGGCGGCATCGACCTGCGCTTCCCGCACCACGAGAACGAACTGGCCCAGTCGGCCGCCGCGGGGCGCGGCTTCGCGCGCTTCTGGCTGCACAACGCCTGGGTCTCCATGGCCGGCGAGAAGATGAGCAAGTCGCTGGGCAACACCGCGCTGGTCTCCGAGGTCACCAAGGCGTACGACCCCCGCGCCGTGCGCTACTTCCTGCTCTCGCCGCACTACCGCTCCACCATCGAGTTCTCCCCGGCCGACGACGAGACCCGCGGCTCCCTGGCCGAGGCGGAGAAGGCGATCGAACGCATCGACTCCTTCGTCGAACGCTCCCGCGCCTTCCTTCCCGAGGAGGGGTTCGTCGCCTACGCGCCGATGAACGCCGCCGGGTACGAGGCCTTCACGACGGCGATGGACGACGACCTGGGCACCCCCGCCGCCACCGCCGCGCTCTTCGACTCCATCCGCGCCGGCAACCAGGCCATCGCCGCCGGGGACACGGAGAACGCCAGGCTCTACGCCCTCGTCGTGGACAACATGCTGAACGTCTTCGGCATCCATCCCGACGCCCCGGAGTGGGCAGGCCAGGGCACCGACGCAGACCTCACCCCGGTCGTCGACGGCCTGGTGGCCGCTCTCCTCGAACAGCGGGCCAAGGCCCGGGCCGAGAAGGACTGGGCAGCCGCCGACAGCATCCGTGACACGCTGAGCAGCGTCGGCCTCACCATTGAAGACACCCCGTCCGGGCCCACGTGGCACCTCGACAACTGA
- a CDS encoding ABC transporter permease, whose amino-acid sequence MTTMHLPVSTPASVAALPETRTAGFAHLLLVEGRKLVDTRAGRWLLAIAVLVSVGATALGVAFFPPGDVGDLFLLAFFPLGLIVPVVAILAATAEWSQRTGLTTFALEPRRGRVVAAKLIVSQVTGLAITVVSTGLTYGAAGIGALTGQSWDGWGLNTGMLGGATLTLILVMFQASAFGLVLLNTPAAVVLFFVVPQLWTTAVTFVPWLNERASWIDLNTATEPLMSSLDLSAHQWAQVSSATALWVLLPLTIGTWRFLRAEVK is encoded by the coding sequence ATGACCACCATGCACCTCCCTGTCTCCACCCCCGCCTCCGTCGCCGCCCTGCCGGAGACCCGGACCGCCGGCTTCGCCCACCTCCTCCTGGTCGAGGGGCGCAAGCTGGTCGACACCCGGGCCGGCCGGTGGCTGCTGGCCATCGCGGTGCTCGTGAGCGTGGGCGCCACGGCGCTGGGCGTCGCCTTCTTCCCGCCCGGGGACGTGGGCGACCTGTTCCTCCTCGCCTTCTTCCCCCTGGGACTGATCGTGCCGGTGGTGGCTATCCTCGCGGCAACAGCCGAGTGGTCACAGCGCACGGGACTCACCACCTTCGCGCTCGAGCCGCGCAGGGGCCGCGTCGTCGCCGCCAAGCTCATCGTGTCGCAGGTGACCGGCCTGGCGATCACCGTCGTGTCCACGGGGCTGACCTACGGCGCTGCCGGCATCGGCGCCCTGACCGGCCAGAGCTGGGACGGCTGGGGCCTGAACACCGGCATGCTGGGCGGCGCCACCCTCACCCTCATCCTCGTCATGTTCCAGGCCAGCGCGTTCGGCCTCGTCCTGTTGAACACCCCGGCCGCCGTCGTGCTCTTCTTCGTGGTGCCGCAGCTGTGGACCACCGCCGTCACCTTCGTCCCGTGGCTCAACGAGCGCGCCTCCTGGATCGACCTCAACACCGCCACCGAGCCGCTGATGTCGTCGCTGGACCTGTCCGCGCACCAGTGGGCGCAGGTTTCCTCGGCCACCGCCCTGTGGGTCCTGCTGCCCCTCACGATCGGCACGTGGCGCTTCCTGCGGGCCGAGGTGAAGTGA
- a CDS encoding ABC transporter ATP-binding protein, with protein sequence MITVSNLTKKYSSTTVVDDICFRAEAGRVTGFLGGNGAGKSTTMRMICGMTAPTSGSALVLGERFRDLVNPGRRIGVLLDAGAQHMGRTGREALTLSALQMGLPRRRVDEVLDLVQLDRKAAGKRVGAYSLGMRQRLGIANALLGSPSVLMLDEPSNGLDPSGIRWMRTLLRSFADDGGTVLLSSHLLHEVELIADDVVVIAAGRILARGDVAEFTAAGSRSLEDVFFSLTTDASAA encoded by the coding sequence ATGATCACCGTCTCGAATCTCACGAAGAAGTACTCCTCCACCACCGTCGTCGACGACATCTGTTTCCGCGCCGAAGCCGGCCGAGTCACCGGCTTCCTGGGCGGCAACGGTGCCGGCAAGTCCACCACCATGCGCATGATCTGCGGGATGACCGCCCCGACGTCTGGCTCGGCCCTCGTGTTGGGGGAGCGGTTCCGCGACCTGGTCAACCCGGGCCGCCGGATCGGCGTCCTCCTCGACGCGGGGGCCCAGCACATGGGCCGCACCGGGCGCGAGGCGCTCACCCTCAGCGCGCTGCAGATGGGCCTGCCCCGACGCCGGGTGGACGAGGTGCTGGACCTCGTCCAGCTGGACAGGAAGGCAGCCGGCAAGCGGGTGGGCGCCTACTCCCTGGGCATGCGCCAGCGCCTGGGCATCGCCAACGCGTTGCTCGGCTCCCCCAGCGTGCTCATGCTCGACGAGCCGTCGAACGGCCTGGACCCCTCCGGCATCCGCTGGATGCGCACCCTCCTGCGTAGCTTCGCCGACGACGGCGGCACGGTGCTGCTCAGTTCGCACCTGCTGCACGAGGTCGAGCTCATCGCCGACGACGTGGTGGTCATCGCCGCGGGGCGCATCCTGGCCCGCGGCGACGTGGCCGAGTTCACCGCCGCCGGCTCCCGAAGCCTCGAAGACGTCTTCTTCTCCCTCACCACCGACGCGTCCGCAGCCTGA
- a CDS encoding sensor histidine kinase, whose product MSPSTLRHHPGARRLAHLWGEVWRFSVALLLGMVMFGIRLEASEAPSRPALDITGQVTVLAQPVSEVWLAIDLLTGLLVLGALLLRRRWPLPVAVFASAALAVTSFGMPAAAVCLVSIASRRRWTDLAVTGPVLAAGVAVNHIFWPAAGSLADQIMSVVVSLVIFGAAWAWGAYRGARRELVASLRERAATLEREQTLRETQARTAERARIAQEMHDVLAHRISLIGVHANVLAFRSDLEPSQVAEHAGVIRDNADHAVAELRDVLGVLRGGELTATAPPQPTLDLLPLLIEDAQRAGTRVAAVGAMPDFDGLPAATSRTAYRVIQECLTNARKHANGLPVTLQVGGTEGVSLDIVVTNPLPAAGAVAQVDGTGMGLLGLAERVALAGGTLVHASEDGFFVVRAHLPWSG is encoded by the coding sequence ATGAGCCCGTCCACCCTCCGCCACCACCCCGGCGCCCGACGGTTGGCGCACCTGTGGGGCGAGGTCTGGCGGTTCAGCGTGGCCCTGCTCCTGGGGATGGTGATGTTCGGCATCAGGCTCGAAGCGAGCGAGGCACCCAGCCGGCCCGCACTGGACATCACCGGTCAGGTCACCGTCCTGGCGCAGCCCGTCAGCGAGGTGTGGCTCGCGATCGACCTGCTCACCGGCCTGCTGGTGCTGGGTGCGCTTCTCCTCCGCCGACGGTGGCCCCTGCCCGTGGCGGTGTTCGCGTCGGCAGCGCTCGCCGTGACGAGCTTCGGGATGCCTGCGGCGGCCGTCTGCCTGGTGTCCATCGCGTCAAGGAGACGATGGACGGACCTGGCGGTTACCGGCCCCGTGCTGGCCGCGGGAGTGGCGGTCAACCACATCTTCTGGCCCGCCGCCGGGAGCCTGGCGGACCAGATCATGTCCGTCGTCGTGTCGCTGGTCATCTTCGGTGCCGCGTGGGCCTGGGGAGCGTACCGGGGCGCCAGACGGGAGTTGGTCGCCTCCCTCCGGGAACGGGCCGCCACCCTGGAGCGCGAGCAGACCCTGCGCGAGACCCAGGCGCGCACGGCGGAGCGCGCCCGGATCGCGCAGGAGATGCACGACGTGTTGGCCCACCGGATCTCGCTGATCGGGGTGCACGCCAACGTGCTGGCCTTCCGTTCGGACCTCGAGCCTTCGCAGGTGGCCGAACATGCGGGCGTGATCCGTGACAACGCGGACCACGCCGTCGCCGAACTGCGCGACGTGCTGGGCGTGCTGCGGGGTGGCGAACTGACGGCCACCGCCCCGCCGCAGCCCACCCTGGACCTGTTGCCGTTGCTCATCGAGGACGCGCAGCGCGCCGGCACGAGGGTCGCCGCGGTGGGGGCCATGCCGGACTTCGACGGTTTGCCCGCCGCCACGAGCCGCACCGCCTACCGGGTCATCCAGGAATGCCTCACCAACGCCCGCAAGCACGCAAACGGCCTGCCCGTCACTCTCCAGGTGGGCGGCACGGAGGGCGTGAGCCTCGATATTGTGGTGACCAACCCGCTGCCCGCAGCCGGCGCAGTCGCCCAGGTCGACGGCACCGGCATGGGGCTGCTCGGCCTCGCGGAACGCGTGGCGCTGGCGGGCGGAACATTGGTACACGCATCCGAGGACGGCTTCTTCGTGGTGCGCGCCCACCTGCCATGGAGTGGATGA
- a CDS encoding response regulator transcription factor, which yields MMEPVKVLLVDDEPLVRAGLKAILGGAEEVLVVGEAADGREALRRVAELAPQVVLMDIRMPVLDGVAATAQIRSARGDSEGPHVVVLTTFDGDDSVAQALRAGASGYLLKTTPPDRLVAGILEAAAGQPVLSPSVTARLMHAVATGGGGQRDGARAQLELLTERELEVARAVARGDSNTVIAQSLYLSLATIKAHVSRALLKLGLENRVQLALLVRDAQLDL from the coding sequence ATGATGGAACCGGTTAAGGTACTGCTGGTCGACGACGAGCCGCTGGTGCGGGCGGGGCTCAAAGCGATCCTGGGCGGCGCGGAAGAGGTGCTCGTCGTCGGGGAGGCCGCGGACGGCCGGGAGGCGCTGCGCCGGGTGGCCGAGCTGGCTCCCCAGGTGGTGTTGATGGACATCCGGATGCCGGTGCTGGACGGTGTCGCCGCCACGGCCCAGATCAGGTCCGCGCGGGGTGACAGCGAGGGTCCGCACGTCGTGGTGCTCACCACCTTCGACGGCGACGACTCGGTCGCGCAGGCGCTGAGGGCCGGTGCCAGCGGATACCTCCTGAAGACGACCCCGCCGGACCGCCTCGTCGCCGGCATCCTCGAAGCGGCGGCCGGCCAGCCGGTGTTGTCGCCGTCGGTCACGGCGCGGCTGATGCACGCGGTGGCCACCGGCGGGGGAGGGCAGCGGGATGGGGCTCGCGCCCAGCTGGAACTCCTCACGGAGCGGGAGCTCGAAGTGGCCCGCGCGGTGGCGCGAGGCGACTCGAACACCGTCATCGCGCAGTCGCTGTACCTGAGCCTGGCCACCATCAAGGCGCATGTGTCGCGCGCGCTGCTGAAGCTGGGCCTGGAGAATCGGGTGCAGCTCGCCCTGCTGGTGCGCGACGCGCAGCTGGACCTCTGA
- a CDS encoding DsbA family protein, with the protein MSIDVQIWSDIACPWCYIGKRRFEKALAEFPQQDQVNVTWRSYQLDPSLPEHDHRSEVDYLVEMKGIARPQVEQMLQHVKGNAAGEGLEYDFDGLVVANSRKAHRLLQAAKAADRADGDHRTDTLKEALLAAHFIDGEDISDVEVLTRLGAEAGLDQSEARAAVDSAELDRAVEDDIMAARQIGVQGVPFFVFENKYGVSGAQPAEVFAQVLQTVASEQTPSLITIEGEAGDACGPDGC; encoded by the coding sequence GTGAGTATCGACGTTCAGATCTGGTCCGACATCGCCTGCCCGTGGTGCTACATCGGCAAGCGCCGCTTCGAGAAGGCCCTTGCGGAGTTCCCGCAGCAGGACCAGGTCAACGTGACCTGGCGCTCCTACCAACTGGATCCCAGCCTGCCCGAGCACGACCACCGCTCCGAGGTCGACTACCTCGTCGAGATGAAGGGCATCGCACGTCCCCAGGTGGAGCAGATGCTTCAGCACGTCAAGGGCAACGCCGCGGGGGAGGGCCTCGAGTACGACTTCGACGGCCTCGTCGTGGCCAACTCGCGCAAGGCGCACCGCCTGCTGCAGGCCGCCAAGGCCGCGGACCGGGCCGACGGCGACCACCGCACCGACACCCTCAAGGAAGCCCTCCTGGCGGCGCACTTCATCGACGGCGAGGACATCAGCGACGTCGAGGTGCTGACGCGGCTCGGGGCCGAAGCCGGACTGGACCAGTCGGAGGCCCGCGCCGCCGTCGACTCCGCCGAGCTGGACCGCGCCGTCGAGGACGACATCATGGCGGCGCGTCAGATCGGGGTGCAGGGCGTGCCGTTCTTCGTCTTCGAGAACAAGTACGGCGTCTCCGGTGCGCAGCCGGCAGAGGTGTTCGCCCAGGTGCTGCAGACCGTGGCGTCGGAACAGACCCCCAGCCTCATCACCATCGAAGGCGAGGCGGGCGACGCCTGCGGCCCCGACGGCTGCTGA
- a CDS encoding class I SAM-dependent methyltransferase codes for MTTPEDRQRRLWDTTAARYDQMVAPLEGRFMAASRRWVGERAVGETLEVAIGTGLNLPHYPDDITITGLDISASMLDEARARAARTGREVTLVEGDAQDLPFADGTFDTVVSTFAMCGVGDDDRALAELVRVVRPNGRILLADHIVSTNPVLHALQWALEAVTKRTNGEYWTRRPLPKLERMSGVQIVDSGRSHAGIIEHLHARRS; via the coding sequence ATGACCACGCCTGAAGACCGCCAACGGCGACTCTGGGACACCACGGCCGCGCGCTACGACCAGATGGTCGCGCCGCTGGAGGGTCGTTTCATGGCCGCCAGCCGCCGCTGGGTGGGCGAGCGTGCCGTGGGTGAGACCCTCGAGGTCGCCATCGGCACCGGGCTCAACCTCCCGCACTACCCCGACGACATCACCATCACCGGCCTCGACATCAGCGCCTCCATGCTCGACGAGGCCCGCGCCCGTGCAGCGCGAACCGGCCGCGAAGTCACGCTCGTGGAGGGCGACGCCCAGGACCTCCCGTTCGCCGACGGCACCTTCGACACCGTCGTGTCCACGTTCGCCATGTGCGGGGTGGGCGACGACGACCGTGCCCTCGCGGAGTTGGTCCGGGTGGTCCGCCCCAACGGCCGGATCCTGCTTGCAGACCACATCGTGTCGACCAACCCCGTTCTGCACGCCCTCCAGTGGGCGCTGGAGGCCGTGACCAAACGCACCAACGGCGAATACTGGACGCGGCGGCCGCTGCCGAAGCTGGAGCGCATGAGCGGGGTCCAGATCGTCGACAGCGGTCGCAGCCACGCGGGCATCATCGAGCACCTGCACGCCCGCAGGTCCTGA
- a CDS encoding DUF4032 domain-containing protein: protein MPRFLAARPDADLLRLPWQVPLTDWPAQHLVALPRGISRHVVRFLQVGDEIFAAKEILEEVAVQEYRLLTELKRLKVPSVDPVGVVLGRVDPNGDPLDPILLTRHLPFSLPYRSLFYHGVKHETVNRLLDAMVVLFARLHLTGFYWGDVSLSNILFRRDAGEFAAYLVDAETGELHDQLTDGQRAHDLQIARTNLFGEFLDLEAGGILDPSLDPEWLVKTIEDRYHQLWAELTGVEEFDESELYRLEGRVRRLNALGFDVAEIDVDASADGGTIRMRPKVVEAGHHTRRLMRLTGLDAEEHQARRLLNDMDTFRAKKAPNMAESVAAHKWLVEVFEPAINRIPADLRSKRDAAQFFHEVLDYRWYQSQRENREVPTADAASGYIHEILTTLPDEQLGDLQMVGGELANKYDPSHGFVDENEEKPYDPWEDSANAPDLELAATFDINALRAKAAKKKQT from the coding sequence GTGCCCAGATTCCTCGCTGCCAGGCCCGACGCCGACCTGCTGCGGCTCCCGTGGCAGGTGCCGCTGACCGATTGGCCGGCCCAACACCTCGTCGCGCTGCCGCGCGGTATCTCCCGGCACGTGGTGCGGTTCCTCCAGGTGGGCGACGAGATCTTCGCCGCGAAGGAGATCCTCGAAGAGGTGGCGGTGCAGGAGTACCGCCTGCTCACCGAGCTGAAGCGGCTGAAGGTGCCGTCGGTGGACCCGGTGGGCGTGGTCCTCGGCCGGGTGGACCCCAACGGCGACCCTCTGGACCCCATCCTCCTGACGCGCCACCTCCCGTTCTCCCTGCCGTACCGTTCGCTCTTCTACCACGGCGTCAAGCACGAGACCGTCAACCGGCTGCTCGATGCGATGGTGGTCCTGTTCGCCCGCCTGCACCTCACCGGCTTCTACTGGGGCGACGTGTCGCTGTCGAACATCCTCTTCCGGCGCGACGCGGGCGAGTTCGCCGCCTACCTGGTGGACGCCGAGACGGGCGAGCTGCACGACCAGCTCACGGACGGCCAGCGCGCCCACGACCTGCAGATCGCGCGCACCAACCTCTTCGGCGAGTTCCTCGACCTGGAAGCGGGCGGCATCCTCGACCCCTCGCTGGACCCGGAGTGGCTCGTGAAGACCATCGAGGACCGCTACCACCAGCTCTGGGCGGAGCTGACGGGCGTCGAGGAGTTCGACGAGTCCGAGCTGTACCGCCTCGAGGGGCGCGTCCGCCGCCTGAACGCCCTGGGGTTCGATGTGGCGGAGATCGACGTCGACGCCTCCGCGGACGGCGGCACCATCCGGATGCGGCCGAAGGTGGTGGAGGCGGGCCACCACACCCGTCGGCTGATGCGCCTCACCGGCCTCGACGCCGAGGAGCACCAGGCGCGCCGGCTCCTCAACGACATGGACACCTTCCGCGCCAAGAAGGCCCCGAACATGGCCGAGTCCGTGGCCGCGCACAAGTGGCTCGTCGAGGTGTTCGAGCCGGCCATCAACCGGATCCCTGCAGATCTCCGGAGCAAGCGCGACGCCGCCCAGTTCTTCCACGAGGTGCTCGACTACCGCTGGTACCAGTCGCAGCGGGAGAACCGCGAGGTGCCGACGGCGGACGCAGCTTCCGGCTACATCCACGAGATCCTCACCACCCTGCCCGACGAGCAGCTCGGTGACCTTCAGATGGTGGGCGGTGAACTGGCCAACAAGTACGACCCGTCCCACGGCTTCGTCGACGAGAATGAGGAGAAGCCGTACGATCCGTGGGAGGACAGCGCGAACGCTCCAGACCTGGAGTTGGCCGCCACGTTCGACATCAACGCCCTGCGGGCGAAGGCTGCCAAGAAGAAGCAGACGTAG
- a CDS encoding pilus assembly protein CpaE — MISLTLALALRDAGLAWVPSPGDRFAVTRTEMIDDVFYLADMVIEARPLETGTLFAFNGTTEWALDSVPQSATVWLPDENQLRMALDDTFVTLRREGRDFVVELADGSTHRDPDAENAYAAALLATLA; from the coding sequence ATGATCAGCCTCACGCTGGCGCTGGCCCTCCGCGACGCGGGGCTGGCCTGGGTGCCCAGCCCCGGGGACCGGTTCGCCGTGACGCGCACGGAGATGATCGACGACGTCTTCTACCTGGCGGACATGGTCATCGAGGCCCGCCCCCTGGAGACCGGCACTCTGTTCGCGTTCAACGGCACCACCGAGTGGGCCCTGGATTCGGTGCCCCAGTCGGCGACGGTGTGGCTGCCGGACGAGAACCAGTTGCGGATGGCGCTGGACGACACGTTCGTCACCCTGCGCAGGGAGGGCCGTGATTTCGTCGTCGAGTTGGCCGATGGCAGCACCCACCGCGACCCGGACGCCGAGAACGCGTACGCGGCCGCGTTGCTCGCAACCCTGGCGTAG